The window CCATCACCTACTAACTAGCCTTTTTTATATTGAGATAGTAACAGTCCACCATTACATGGTAAGTAGGGTCCAACAAACTCAGTCACATAAAAATATGAGGTCCCGTTTTTGATAGATGAATGAAGAGCAACATTTTTTGTTCAGTTGGCCACCCTGTTACTGTATGGGGAAACACTGCAAACAAGTGTTTAgtgatttgttttcatttattgttATTTGTGAAGAATGACTTGACTGTAGAACTGAAAAAGCCCCAAATGATCAGGAGGCAGTCATTTCCCAGCTCCCCACCTTGCCTGTTCCATGCGAAGATAAGAACTTCAGTCAATCCCTCTTTGAGAACAAGGGCTAGATAAAAGGTGGGCACCAACAACCTGAGTCTTATTATTTCAGGGTGTTGTGATGTTTTTAAGAAACATCTTTTCTTCTtcatcaaaatggaaaaaagatgATGAAGCTCATTGTTCCATGGGATTAAACAATGTAATTAGCTACTAATTCTTGGGAGCTTCCAGAGCATCTAGtgatttatgtatatactagaggcccagtgcatgaaattcgtgcactagggggtggggttccctcagcccagcctgctcctctcacagtccgggagccctccgtggatgtccaactgacggccacagtctggcagcagaggctcggagtaggcgtcccgtgtgtgtgtgtgtgtgtgtgtgttgtgtgtgtgtgtgtgtgtgtgtgtgtgtctgctggggcctgcccccagccatgccacgtaggctcagagcagttgccttgtgtgtgtttgtgtgtgtgtgtgtgtgtgtgtgtgtgtccccgctgggggcctgcccccaaccacattggaggctcagagcaggcgctgtgtgtgtgtgtgggtgtgtgtgtgtgtgtgtgtgtgtgtctgctgggggcctgccaccagccacaccgtggaggcttggagcaggcgcccctctgtgttgatctctcaggctcctggcctccactgcgtgttgtactctcccttgagctgtggccaaggtggggtgctgcctgcaggctgtgctTTCCTGCTCACGGCTCGCCGGATTGCTGCGGAGACCCAGGGGCAggccgcactttcctgctctgggatcgccatggctaCCCAGGAGCAGGTccacctgggggctgcctgcaggctgcaccttcctgctctgggatcaccatggggtcccagctggcggcagggcttaggtggcacatgggggtcccagctgggactggggcttaggcagcacacgggggtcccagatgggggcggggctgcagacagggcccggatggcggcttgcgctgtcccaccctgcctacagtatgcaaattagccaccatatttgttggcagctaatttgcatattgtgctgattagcccatgggaggcatagcaaaggtatggtcaattaccatctttgtctattattggaTGGGATTTGCTTCCTCCTATAGACTGAATTCCTTAAGGCTTTGTCTTGTTCAGCTGTGCACTCACCCTAATTTCTGCTGCCCACACTCAGCATGGTTATTATTCTTCCTCCTGCATTGAAGATGCTTTGAGATATTGTTAGTTGAAAATGTCATGCTGTGTTAGAGGAGAGAAtaaaggctgggggaggggaaaggagtgttaaatttaaaaaattccattctAAAGAGGTAGCGATGACTCCTAAAATGCCATTATTGTGGGAAGCTGGGAAACAGTGGGCACCAGATATTTGGAACAAATGTGTGTACGTGTAAAATTctgtggtgggggagaggggagagagaaactggTTTCATTAAAAAAGACAAACGATTTCCCCCTCTCTATCAGCTTTTATTTTCTACAACCACACCCATGGCCGGGAAATACTGGACATCTTTGTGCACCAGCTGTTGGTCTTGGTCATCTTTTTGGCAGGCCTGGCTGCCTTCATGGAGCTCTTCTTACGCGGCAATCTGACCGTGGAGCTTCTCCGTACGAGCTTTATTCTGCTTCAGGGGAGCTGGTTCTGGCAGGTGAGTTAATGTACCGGTGTCTCCACTTGTGACCTCCTCTCTTTGTTTGGTGGGGCATGTTGCTCTAGAACCCAGAGACTTCCTCCTGTGTGCTGCTGCAGTGAGAATGCGGGCCTCCAAGAGCAGCCCACGTGGGAGCAATGACAGAGCAGTGGGGAAGGAAGTGAGGGGGTGCCCGTCTTCATCACACACCTGAATATGCACGATATAGGAACTCTGAGCTGGTGCTTTTAGTTGGAAGCAATTCCTTGATGCTAAAGCAATTTACTAATGGGTAGTAAGCTCAAGAAAAATATGAAAGGCCtgaaacaattatttattgagaaacaactAAGGGCCAGCCACTGTACAGGACATCCACACACAGTGTTTCATTATGTCCTTACAACGACTTGTAAGTTAGGTATTATCATTCCCAACGTAATCCGATAAGGAAGACTCAAAGAGACCAAATTACTTTCCCAGGAtcacaaaataatgaaacttGAATCTAAATGTGGGTGTCTGACGCCATATCTCaggttctttccattttattctgtCAAACCCCTAACCTTGGTGTGTTGTTGAAAAATTATATTCCAATCAgtgaacatatattttatagAGAACAAGAAATCATAACCCAATATCTATATAGGGATGAAAAGAAAGTCTGGAATGAAAGGTAAATGTAGTTTAATCAGGAAAGACTTCTTAGAAGTGATTTTAATCACCAAAGAGCAGGGATTTGGGACCATGAGGTTATTTCAGGAACTTGAATTTCCCACAAGGAATGAGAAAAAGGCACCACAGGCAAGGACAGTGGAACATCCTGGTCAACATAGGGAGTAGGAAAGATGTAATATTTAAGCATGTGGGGGAGTAGAAAGGCTGTTTGAGCAGAAGTTAGTAAAGAGAGGCtacatttaaatgttattttgaagAAAGAACTATATAGGAAAAGTAACAAATGTCCTATAATGTGATAAAATTGATAATTGGTGAATTTAACAAGCTTATATAcagaagtttgtttgttttttaatattatttatcatCTGTTGGgaatctgaaaaaaatgaaatataaagcattttaaatCTCCTGGATGAACTGTTGTACCATGTGCATATATTATTAcctatttacaaataaaaataaattaaaacaatttttttaatcctcaactgaggatatttttccattgaattttagagagtggaagggagagagagagagagaaagagaaacatcgatttgttgccttaGAACACATCCTCGggaccgaggtacatgcctttggctggaatggaacccagaacCCTCCAgtatgcaggctgacgctcttttcactgtgccaaaccagctagggctaaaaaaaagttttaaagagaTAACTTCTGGTCAAGATGACACAGTGAGTTTATTATCTCCTCTGTTCCAAATAAATAACAATGACAGATACAGTATCGAAACTacttataaaatacaaaagaaattaaaagaagaaaataaacaaacaaaaataagaaagtaaagaAATACCTAGCTGCAATTAAATagtatgaacaaaaacagagcaaGCTCTCTGTGGACCAGACGCAGAACAGCACTGCACAGCGGAAGTGCTGGGCTGCAGGCCTCCAGCACACAGTGATGGTTGGTGGTTTGGTTCCAGtggaactaaaataaaataaacggaTTCCTCTTGAGGTAAGGAATAAAGTCAGGCTTTTAGAACTCTTTGTGCTGTTAATGCCGCAGCCAATAGCATACTCATTGgtgaaaactgaaagcttttcccctaagatcaggaacaagacaaggatgcccactctcactcAACATAGTGCTGGGAGTCCTAGCCAGGGCAATCgggcaagaggaagaaaggaaaggcacCTGGACAGAAAAGGAAGCAATAAAAGTGTCACattttgtagatgacatgattctgtatatagaaaatcttgaagactccaccaaaaaactactagaagcaataaacaaaaacagtaaagttgcagggtacaaaatcaatgtacaaaagtCCACTGCTTCCTGTATACTATCAATGaaatttctgaaaaagaaattaaaaaacaatttcttttgcaattgcaacagaaaaaaataaaataccaagaaataaacttaacaaaggatgtgaaggatttatattttgaaaatgacaaaGCATTATTcacagattgaaaaagacacaatgaaatagaaaaatattctgtgttcatggatcgTAAGAATCAACAGTTataatggccatattacccaaagcaacacacagatttaatgtaatccccataaaaatcccaatgttatttaaatatatatattttttgacattaatatatgtcatctgtgaatatatatatatatatatatatatatatatatatatatatatatataatattgatttcagagagaaaggaagagggagagagagagagatggaaacatcaatgatgagagagaatcatagatgggctgtctcctgcacaacccctactggggatctagcccacaacccaggcatgtgccctgaccggaaatttaattggacctcctggatcatagtttgatgctcaactactgaaccacactgactgggtccaatgtcattttttaaagaaatagaacaaaaatcatcagatttgtgtGGAACCACTAaaaaccccaaatagccaaagcaatcctggaaaaaaaaagaacaaagctagaggcatcacactccctgacttcaaactatactatctatactaataatagaggaatatgcaaattgtctgggaccctgtcacagtaacagtaacgactgaacagcaggctgcatggggcaaccaggccagcaaggagggcaggggcgaccaggttggcaggggagggggaagttgggggtgaccaggttggcagggggggcagctaggggcaatcaggcaggcaggcaggtgagcagttaggagccagcagtcccggattgtgagagggatgtctaactgccggtttaggcctgatctggggacccccaaggggtccctgattggagagggtgcaggatgggctgaggggacctcccccccccccgtgtacgaatttcatgcaccagacccctagtaaagctataataatcaaaacagtatggtactggcaaaacacagaccaatggaacagaattgagagtccaAAAGTAATACATTTTGAAATCAGTAAGCAGAAGTCTTACAACTGTAATAGTTAAGTTGTTTTAACTATTCTTGGCCTTGTGCAATTCCATATGAGTTTTAGGATCAGCTTTCTATTTCTGGAAAAAAGGCTATTGGGGTTTTCTTTGTGTAttattgccatcttaacaatgttaaatcttccagtccatgaacatgagATGTAttcccatttatttagatcttctttgatttctttcaatgatgttttatagttttcagtctATAAGTTTTGAACCTCTTTCATTAAATTTACTTctgtacagtatttttttttcaatgctaTTGCAAGTGGGTGGaactgttttttccccccatttaattTTGGGTTGCTCATTGCATATGGAAAATACATCTGACTTTTGTACGTTGATTTTGTAAACCTGCAAATATGCTGAATTAATTTAGTAGCTCTAACAGTTTTTCTTGGTGTGGATTCTttagagtttttaatatttatatatgtcatctgtgaatataGATAATTTTACTTCTCCCTTTGCAATCtatatgtgatttatttatttttcttgcctaattgttcTGATAGAATTTCTAGTATAATGTTGAAAAGAAGTGGTAAAATCAGACATCTTGTCTTGTTttgatcttaggggaaaagctttTAGCCTTTTATCATTAAACATAGTGTTAGCTGTgggcatttgtttattttaaaacatttctgtgCTCTAATTTTGAAGTAACCAAGTGAAACTGCACAATTCAGAAACCTAAGCACATTCTCTGAATGTCCACCAATCCCCAGAGATGATTACTATGCATATCTTGAAATTGATCTTTAAAtgtccttaaaatttttttttccaaaaatatgaCCTACTAGTACTGTCTATATTACTAAAACAGACAATAAAACCTGAGTCTTCTCTGTATAGTTCAGATAATGGGAGTGTCTTGGTTACCGTTCCTCTTGGAACCAAGCATTTTGAAATGTGGCTGATTATTTTAATGTGTGCTTTTGTTTTACACTGCAGATTGGTTTTGTCCTTTATCCTCCCAGTGGAGGTCCTGCATGGGATCTACTGGATCATGACAACATTAAGTTTCTCACCATATGCTTTTGTTGGCATTATGCATTCTCCTTTATCATCATTGGAGTGCTTTATGCTTTTGTTATCTGGTAAGTTTGTGACTTTTGTTCATGGGAGTTCTATTTCTTGATATATAATCAACAAGACTTGATAGTATGAACTTAAAATTATAGGGGATTTTATTCCTTAGCATTCCACCAGACAGGGTAATATAGAAAATTATCTGCAAACACGGAAATTtccaataaaaagaataaatgttgtCTTAAAGTTAGAATAGCTCAGCAGTATCTCTGCTGTGCCTCTGACCTATGACTCACCCTTCAACACACTCTTCTGTGCCTCCATGCATTTGCATATGCTCTTTCCTCTTATAAATGGCCCTTCCCACACCTGCAGTGACTGAGCCCTTCGTTTGCCCAGCTGTACATCAATTATAGCACTTCCCAAGCTTgatgtcaattttttaaatatatatatttttattgatttcaaagaggaagggagaaggagagatagaagcatcaatgatgagaatcatcaatgggctggctcctgcacactccctattggggatcgagcccgcaactgaggcatgtgccctgtctgagttcataggtcgatgctcaatcactgagccacactggctgggctaaatttttttttttttaatgaatagttTGTTGatattcagagagagagggagagagtgaaacattgatcagagagaaacattgattggctgcctcctgcatgcctccttctGGAGATTGAGCCTATAACCAGGCACGTGCCTTCAACTGGGAATTGAAATGgaaaccctttggtgcactggacgatgcccaaccaataacacacacaggccagggctggtaTCATTTTTTGACCAACATGTTTGTCTCCTGTTAAATTTGAGTACCTGATTAATTTGACATttattctaatactagaggcccggtgcatgaaaattcatgcattggacgggggggcgggggggggggggtggtccctcagcccgtcctgccccttctcacagtccaggaaccctcaggggcagTAGGCAACccggccatcaggggaaggtgtCACCCCcctcacacctctgctgctgccactgctggcagtgcaagcctcagccagccctggctacctgagccttgggcagccctgggtggctgggcagccgccatccgaggcttgcctgcacctcaggctgtCCCtgtgtggctgggcagccaccatccaaggcttgcctgcacctcaggctgaccctgggcagctgggagactgagggcaggcctggctgcacCACATGCCTgtcaccccctctccccaagcAGGGCCgcaaggactgggggactccagcagggctgaggggactgggcgctgccatctttgtgatggtgtgatggtcaatttgcatatttcctctttattagataggatttctaaAAGTAAGATTCCATACATGTTCTTACAAGGACCCTGATACAATGTTTTATGATGGGTGAGGAGAAATCAAGCCAATTGATAAAAACACATATTCCTAGTTCTGTTGTTATCTGTCTGATTATTTTTTGTtcacaaaatggggataattgtaGTACCTAAATAAGATCATGCATTTAAACTGCTCAGGCAATAATAATGGCTCAATGAGAGTTATTCTTattgttcttgttcttttttctatTCTTCCTATTCTTGTTCTTCTCCTATATAAAAAATTCATAAGTATAGACTCTATAGGGAGAGACAGATAATTTAAGTACAGTGCAATAAGTGGAAATAGTAGAAGAAGAAAGCACGATTGGAACTCAGAGGAGGCCTCCTCACAATTGAGAATTAAGCTGCAGTTTGGAGGATGAGTAGGAACAGAAAGGGGTGAACATGGGTCCTCTCTCCAAGGTAGCTAATGCCAAACCACAAGTGGCCTGGCTGATCCTAGCTAATAGGCATGCAGCCAGCAATACCTAATCCTTTATACCTCAGCACTGATCAAAATGTTCTTTATCTGCAGCCTTCATTATGGTAGCCATGAGCTACGTGTGATTATTGAGCATGTTGACATGTTCCTAGTGtcacattaattttaattaattgaaatatCCATATTCATAGTGGCTACCTTATTGGACAGTACACATCTAGTAGGTTCCCTGGATTCCTAAACTTCAGCAGCTGCTTTTGGCCCAGTGgggcctcagcctctgcctcctaTCTTTCTACTCTCAGACTCCTAGCTGTCTACTCTTCTCTCTAGacttgccccctccaccccctacccCTGTCACCTCTCCTGCTCTATGCTTCTTTGAGTTTCTGAAGTGCTGGTTCTCTGAGTAAGGAAACCATTAATAAAATGTCTCCCAGATGTCTCTGCTAGGCTTTGGGTCAGCCCACTTTGATCCGTAGTTGCCTTTTTAAGTGCTTTGGGTGCTGGGAAATTTTATCTTCTCATTGATTAATTTCTATGAATCCTATCCCATCCCCCCAAAGCTTGTGCATGAGCTGGTTGTTAAGGCTAGCTCTGCTACTGAGTGAAACTTGGCTTCTTCCTCTGTTGTTCTAGGCTGACATCTGGGCCTCATCTCCTTAGGGGCTGGGCAGCCTCCAAGACCAATGCCAACGTTCAGGGAACCTCTCTACTGCATGTCAGCTCCCTTTCAGAGCCCAAAGAAGACTACTGTCTTTTCCTGTTTCAGAAACCTTCAGACCCTTAATAATTTTCATATCCACTTACAGTTCTCTAGGAATGCCACGTTTATTTTTCAACCTCTGCCTACCCTCCGTTTAAACTTTTGACCTTGTAGTTCCCTCTACCTGTATATCGAATCAAATGCTGATCTCTTCTACAAAAACTATTGTGATTATCCTAGCCCTTGCTATGCCCTTCATGAGTTGTATATCACTTTAGTCTCTACCAAACATTTGAACAATTGTGATCTATCTTGTGTGATGTTTGTGCTTAGCTCATGTTAGTTTTAACAGATTGTGTTGCCTTGATGAAAAtatctttttcatatttcttacagttcttgACACACTGTCAAACATACagtggatgctcaataaacacttaaTCTGTTTTAATAGATCTGTTTCAGAGTTATTTGAATACAGGCTTCATTTGTTTGGAAATCATGTTTTATAcacttttcagttttattgaaaatataagaCTGGGAACTCATGTTCTGACATTTTGATATAAACTTAAACAATAGCTTAAAAAATATCATGAAGAGTCAGTACTGACTTGTAGTGAGGTCACATGGCAGGCTAATTCAGTCCTATAATCATAAGACTCTTTGAAAGTCTCATTGTCAGGGTTTGACTGTGGAATAGTTTATGACTCTGTGACAGGTGAACAGATTTTCAGGACGCTGTATGTTTGACATAGCACAAAGATTACCATGGCAGCATAATGGATTTATGGAACCcccagctctccctgccccccactaTCCCCTGTCCAAGTCTCTGAAAAATGAAGCTGTACTTCCCAGTTTCCCAAGACAAATGGTTCAAAGATTGCTTCATCCAGTCCCATGCCTGCAGTCTTGATCAGGACAGCTCACAGGAGAAACCTATCTGTTTGGAAATCCTATTACATGTTTTActaaatttcatatttatttttaaaaatatgtttttattgatttagagagagagggagagggatagagagaaacatcaatgatagagaaacatcaattggctgcctcctgcacaccccctattggggattgagcccacaacccgggcttgtgccttcactgggaattgaactaggaACCTTCTGATTCACGGGTTGAcattcaaccgctgagccatgccagccgagttaactatcaaatatttaaataccCCTGTTGCACAGAGCTATTTCAAAAGCCCTTCTCTATGGGTTGAGAaatattgcccattttttgaaactggacaaccaatgagtccgggctgcctgtcactactagagCCAATTAAGCacagacagggttgaatcatatatgagtgtttattccaatactgatGGCAGTataggagagcagcaggtcatccacaaaaatctgctctccaATCTCCTATAAGCCAGCTGCTCATATTGgtaaggacaaagattacataggaaagtaggaattacaggcgTGGGGAAGTAGGCAATGGGGGTTGGGGTGAGACTCCATTTTTTTttggcaacaaggttgttaatctttccatcaTATTAGgaagttcttgaatgagaatggactgcATTCCCAAGTTGACACCCAGGTCCAAGGCTGATtgccaggtccaaggttgactcccatgtcccaggggtGTACAAcacccagccaggttagaatgtcctttcttcaATCAGAACAAAGCAATCATGGTtaatagagcatgattaatattctatttttgacCCTAACATTTTCAGGTTGGTTTTCCAAGCAATGATTCACGACATAAAATGAGCTATTTTGAAGAACAAAATATAGATGACACAATTCCAGGTATATGATAATTTGACTTCTGGAAGTTTGATTTCCAAATAGATTCTGGAAGTACACCCAGAGTCTCAGCTCTGTTCTTCCTCATATTAATCCAGAGGAACATATGCAAATAAAAGCCCAGACACACCTTGACTGTATTTCCCTGAATTTGCCTCATTCCAGGAACTAGTAATTATTTGCACTTCATCTTCTTTCGCCATCCCTCAGTCTGTCCCCAGTGGCCATTTCTGCATGTGCCAATATCTAGAGCTACAAGGTGCAGATAGTGCCTATTTCAAGTATCTGTATATTCATCCTCACGGCTGGAAGCAATAGCAGGTACAatccagagaggaggaaggggaaacaGGAAAAATCACTAGGATCCGTGTTAGCAATTAATTTGTACTAAGTAGCtgtgtctttgttttattttctacaaaAGTTATCAGGAATGAACCTGAGaataaattaactaattaatGCATTTCATTTAGCATGCATTGAAGTTGTATCATGTGGAAATAActgtgtgggttttttaaaatgacacaaaCGCTGTCCCAGATGTTGAGACGATTAGCCTTTCATGAGAACAATGCCTTGAGGAGTTGAGGATATTGGAAGCAGCATCAATTGTCAATTAATAATCAAGACAAGTGATTTTGAGTTTTCTTTGGATCTTGATGAGTCAACAGATGTTACTAAACACTGCTCAGTTGTTGTTATGTATTGGAGGAATTAGTGTTGAATTGGAGTTGACTGAAGAATTATGAATTATCTATGAATAGGTGAGTGATATGAATTCCCGGAAGATTGCTTCAAAGGCCATTGATTTATCAAATGTGTGTTGAGCCACcatatgtgccagacactgttctagactCTGGTTGGGATTAGGACAGTAAGTAAGATGAGGCCTCTGCTCTTATAAACCTCATATtctagtgccgtggtcggcaaactgcggctcgcgagccacatgcggctctttggccccttgagtgtggttcttcctaagccttaggagtaccctaattaagttaataacaatgtacctacctgtatagtttaagtttaaaaaatttggctctcaaaagaaatttcagtcgttgtactgttgatatttggctctgttgactaatgagtttgccaaccacagcagGATGCAGAGCACAAGTAAAGACAATGCATATTGATAGGGGCAGGCCAGACCttcacaagaagaaaaagaaaggcagataATAAGGGTAAAGATGCAGACAGGCTGGGGAATTTTTTCATAAAATCAGAATAATTTTGATGATTTGGTTGATCAAGTTTGCTTGTATATTCCCATGTATTTCTGTaagttaaatatgttttattgatgtgGTCACAGTGCAATGTCTTTACAAATCATCCTGCACAGAGAAAACCTTTTTCTAGACCTTAATACATCAGAGAAGGGGAGAGCCTGCTGAATTTCTTCTCCTAAAAAGCTTAGTACCTTCCAATGTCAAAAATTATAATTGCT is drawn from Myotis daubentonii chromosome 3, mMyoDau2.1, whole genome shotgun sequence and contains these coding sequences:
- the TMEM45A gene encoding transmembrane protein 45A isoform X3, producing MGSFKGHALPGTFFIIMGIWWTLKCILKYVCRKHKRTSYFGSKAVFYRIDIVEGIVMICMAVIGMLGEQFIPGGPHLSLYNYKEGQWVQLLGWHHTTMYFFFGLAGVMSILCSTIRLLPTSLSKLMLSNALFVEAFIFYNHTHGREILDIFVHQLLVLVIFLAGLAAFMELFLRGNLTVELLRTSFILLQGSWFWQIGFVLYPPSGGPAWDLLDHDNIKFLTICFCWHYAFSFIIIGVLYAFVIWLTSGPHLLRGWAASKTNANVQGTSLLHVSSLSEPKEDYCLFLFQKPSDP
- the TMEM45A gene encoding transmembrane protein 45A isoform X1 — encoded protein: MTRKGVQVIMGSFKGHALPGTFFIIMGIWWTLKCILKYVCRKHKRTSYFGSKAVFYRIDIVEGIVMICMAVIGMLGEQFIPGGPHLSLYNYKEGQWVQLLGWHHTTMYFFFGLAGVMSILCSTIRLLPTSLSKLMLSNALFVEAFIFYNHTHGREILDIFVHQLLVLVIFLAGLAAFMELFLRGNLTVELLRTSFILLQGSWFWQIGFVLYPPSGGPAWDLLDHDNIKFLTICFCWHYAFSFIIIGVLYAFVIWLTSGPHLLRGWAASKTNANVQGTSLLHVSSLSEPKEDYCLFLFQKPSDP